A window of Thermodesulforhabdaceae bacterium genomic DNA:
AATTATATTTTCCAAAAATTCATGCGTGCGGTGATCGGAACCAATAATGTCGATCACTGCGCGCGTCTCTGTCACGCTTCAACGGTGGCCGGTCTGGCCACCACGCTTGGTTCCGGTGCCATGACCAATTCTATCGAGGACATCGAAGATGCGGAAGTTGTTCTTGTGATTGGTAGTAATACCACCGAGAACCATCCTGTCTTTGGCATGAAGCTTAAAAAACTCGCTCGTATGAAAGGCACAAAAATCGTGGTCATAGATCCTCGTAGAATTGATCTAGTGGATGATGCGGTAATGCATCTGCCTTTGCGAGCTGGAACTGATATAGCTCTAGTCAATGCGATGTTGAACGTGATCATTCGAGAAGAATTATATGACAAGAAGTTTGTGGAAGAGCATACAGAGGGATTTGAAGAGCTAGTTAAGGTGGTAGAATCCTATACTCCCGAGAGAGCCGAAGAAATAACAGGGGTTCCGAAGGAAGATATTATTGAAGTTGCTAGAACTTATGCTAGGGCTCAAAGGGCGGCTATCGTATATTGCATGGGTGTAACCCAGCATACTAAAGGGACAGATAACGTCAAGAGCCTATCAAATCTTGCTCTTGTTTGTGGCCATATTGGTAAACCAGGGACGGGTGTTAATCCCTTGAGAGGCCAGAATAACGTTCAAGGTGCCTGCGATATGGGAGGATTGCCTGTCTTCTATCCTGGTTACCAGAGAGTTGACGTTGAGGATGTGAAAAGAAAATTTGAAAAGCTGTGGAATGTTAAGCAACTTTCGACAGAACCGGGATTAACTGTAGTGGAGATGGGACATGCTGCATTGGAAGGGAAAATTAAAGCTCTTTACATCATGGGAGAAAATCCCATTCTGACCGATCCTGATCTTCATCATCTTGAGGAAGCTCTTGAGAAGCTCGAGCTGTTAATTGTTCAGGATATTTTCTTCACAGATACCTGTAAATTTGCTCATGTTGTCCTGCCTTCTAGCTCTTTTGCAGAAAAAGATGGGACATTCACCAATACCGAGCGGCGAGTGCAGCGGGTTAGAAAAGCTCTTAAGCCAAAAGGTGATGTGAAGGATGATTGGAGAATCATAGCGGAACTGTCAGAAAGACTTGGATATCCGATGCCTTATAGAAACACAGAGGAGATATTTGAAGAGATTCGTAAGGCAACGCCTCAATATGCAGGTATAACCTATCGGCGTATTGAAAAAGTGGGAATTCAATGGCCCTGTCCAACAGAGGATCATCCTGGCACGCCTATCCTTCATGTGGGCAAGATCGCTAGAGGCAAGGGGTTATTGGTGCCGGTTGAATATAAGCCTCCAAAGGAACAACCAGATAGGGAGTATCCCTTTGTTCTGGTTACAGGTAGAAACTATTACCAGTATCATACCGGAACAATGTCTAGAAAGTGCAAAGTTCTTAACTATGGAGCACCCGAGCCTGTGTTAGAGATGCATCCTATGGATGCTCATGTGCTTGGGGTTTCTCCTGATGATATCGTGAAACTTACCAGTAGGAGGGGAAGTATAGAGCTGAAGGTAAGAGTAAGTGAAAGGGTCAAGCGAGGGGAAGTATTTTCGACATTCCACTTCAGTGAGGCAAGGGTAAACATTCTTACGGGAAGTGAGCTTGATCCCGTAGCGAAAATTCCAGAATTAAAGGTCACAGCTGTTCGTATTGAAAAGGTTGGAAAAGGGGAATAGACTATGAGCCCTAACGTGATAGTGTTTCTGTTAGTAAAGATCATAGTAATCTTTGCTCTGGTCATGCTTGTGGTAGCATACCTGACGCTTTTAGAGCGGAAGGTGCTTGGTCACATGCAAATCCGTCTGGGTCCCATGTTCGCTGGTTGGCATGGGATATTACAACCCATTGCAGATGGTATTAAGCTGTTTTTCAAAGAAGATATTATTACGAAAGAAGCAGATAAGTTATTTTATTTCCTGTCTCCAGCTCTTAGTATTATTCCAACCATAATGATATTCGCTGTTATCCCCTTTGGTGATGAGACAACACTTTGGGGATTGCTTAAAGAGCCGGTAAAGTTAAGTATTACAGAACTAAATATCGGGATACTTTATGTCTTTGCGATGGGTGGGTTAGCGACCTACGGAGTAGTTTTTGGTGGTTGGGCCCAGAACAATAAATATTCTCTTTTGGGCGGAGTAAGAGCTGCTGCTCAGCTTATAAGTTATGAAGTTGCTTTTACTCTATCGGTTTTTGGAGTTATCCTGCTGGCGGGATCTCTAAATCTTGTTGAGATTGTAAATAAACAGAAAAATATGTGGTATATTGTTTATCAGCCTGTAGGTTTTCTATTGTTCCTCATTGCTTCAGTGGCAGAATTGAAAAGAACCCCCTTTGACTTACCCGAAGCAGAAAGTGAGTTGGTAGCCGGTTTCCACGCTGATTACAGTAGTATGAAGTTTGCGATGTTCTTTATGGCTGAGTATGCGAGTATCATTGTTTGTGCTTGTATAGGGACGGTTCTGTTTTTAGGAGGATGGCATGGTCCCTCCTTCCTGCCACCTTTCGTATGGTACATGCTTAAGGTTTTTGTATTGATGTATATTATTATATGGTTGCGTGCCACATATCCTCGCCTAAGGTATGACCAGCTTATGAAATTCGGCTGGAAGGTTATGATACCTTTAGGTTTCGTTAATATATTTGCAACGGCTATTGTTTTGATCTTGGTCTAAAAGGTGGAGTGAACCATGATTACGCCGCTTCTTAAAGGTTTGTGGGTAACATTTAAGCACTTTATTTCTAAACCAAT
This region includes:
- the fdhF gene encoding formate dehydrogenase subunit alpha is translated as MITVTIDGREIRTEAGKTILEVARANGIHIPTLCFLEGLLPIGACRLCIVEIDGYDQPQPSCVQVVTDGMNIRTDTDNLRQMRRDILKLLLLEHPLDCPICDKAGECTLQDLVYELGYDTKIVEGAAGVPMLHKPPEAWSTIGIKYFPSRCVVCQRCVHVCLEKVGQGVLEVNKDGSVPRIVPSHPEKCISCGECLAVCPVGALTEDVSALKARPWEKTKTRTVCPYCGVGCNLELNVASDQVIKVTVDETVPPNYGVLCAKGRFGFEFINSEKRLQKPLVRNGNSFKEVSWDEALNYVAKKLKEIKDQYGSSAIAGLCSARCTNEDNYIFQKFMRAVIGTNNVDHCARLCHASTVAGLATTLGSGAMTNSIEDIEDAEVVLVIGSNTTENHPVFGMKLKKLARMKGTKIVVIDPRRIDLVDDAVMHLPLRAGTDIALVNAMLNVIIREELYDKKFVEEHTEGFEELVKVVESYTPERAEEITGVPKEDIIEVARTYARAQRAAIVYCMGVTQHTKGTDNVKSLSNLALVCGHIGKPGTGVNPLRGQNNVQGACDMGGLPVFYPGYQRVDVEDVKRKFEKLWNVKQLSTEPGLTVVEMGHAALEGKIKALYIMGENPILTDPDLHHLEEALEKLELLIVQDIFFTDTCKFAHVVLPSSSFAEKDGTFTNTERRVQRVRKALKPKGDVKDDWRIIAELSERLGYPMPYRNTEEIFEEIRKATPQYAGITYRRIEKVGIQWPCPTEDHPGTPILHVGKIARGKGLLVPVEYKPPKEQPDREYPFVLVTGRNYYQYHTGTMSRKCKVLNYGAPEPVLEMHPMDAHVLGVSPDDIVKLTSRRGSIELKVRVSERVKRGEVFSTFHFSEARVNILTGSELDPVAKIPELKVTAVRIEKVGKGE
- the nuoH gene encoding NADH-quinone oxidoreductase subunit NuoH, with the translated sequence MSPNVIVFLLVKIIVIFALVMLVVAYLTLLERKVLGHMQIRLGPMFAGWHGILQPIADGIKLFFKEDIITKEADKLFYFLSPALSIIPTIMIFAVIPFGDETTLWGLLKEPVKLSITELNIGILYVFAMGGLATYGVVFGGWAQNNKYSLLGGVRAAAQLISYEVAFTLSVFGVILLAGSLNLVEIVNKQKNMWYIVYQPVGFLLFLIASVAELKRTPFDLPEAESELVAGFHADYSSMKFAMFFMAEYASIIVCACIGTVLFLGGWHGPSFLPPFVWYMLKVFVLMYIIIWLRATYPRLRYDQLMKFGWKVMIPLGFVNIFATAIVLILV